In Gossypium hirsutum isolate 1008001.06 chromosome D01, Gossypium_hirsutum_v2.1, whole genome shotgun sequence, the genomic window GATAGTATAACTTGTCTGCTTTGCCAATAAACTAGCTGCATGGGAACAAGAGCTTGCAAAGATCTAACGTGAACATTTTTCATGATTTCGACATCCATTTGCGGATTTGGTTTGCCAAAGAGATATCATGTCTTAACAAAGGTAGCATACCATTTTAACAATCATGCACTTATGTTTATTTAGCACGTGGTGCAAGGAAATGAGAAAGGTTAAATTGCGAAGGTCACGCAAAAGCACAGAATCCTAAGTACCatgatatgtataaatatgtgtgtATTGCTATATGGCCACCCCTACAATGGAAGTTCCTGTCCATGAAAATGGAGGCAAGGAGCACCAGAAGGTTCAAGTCCTAAGCTAAAATCTATGAGATTTTAACCCAAGCCTGCCTACCACATAGCTACAGGCGCGAGAAGGTCCAAGTCCTAAGCTAAAATCTATGAGATTTGAACGCAAGCTTGCCTCCTGTATAGTTACATGCATAGGGAAACTGAAAAAACGATTCAGTGCAGAATCTACGGAGTCTGAGGTTCAATTTCCAAGTCgcaatatttaaaaataagaaagaaaaaagagaagaaacgTCTCAACTCTTTAACAGGCTCTCATTTAGCCGTTTCTGCTATGAAACCCCCAGTAACCCTAAATATAATGCTCCTCAGTCTTTTACTTCCTAACCAAGTAACCTGCCAGGAACCTctcagtttctttttttttaagaacctTTGAGCTTTTTACCTGGGATTTTAATGGAGAGTTTTCTCATATCAAAATCTGGTTTAAAGCCTCTTCCTCGTATCTACATAAGACCCATAACTGGTCTTGTCCCAAGAAATTACTTCTCAAAGCCAAGATTTTTACATACAAGCAAGTGTTTTTCTGATCTAAAGGTGACTACACCATTGAAAGTTGCATCCgtagaagaagatgaagaaataaaTGAGAGAATGCATGGTATTAACAAGATTGGAGAGCAAGAAGAAGAGACAATATTTGACCCTGCAGCTCCCCCACCGTTTAACTTAGCTGATGTAAGAGCAACCATACCCCAGCATTGTTGGGTAAAGGATCCATGGAAATCTATGAGCTATGTTGTGAGGGATGTTGCTCTTGTTTTAAGCTTGGCTGCTGCTGTGGTTTATGTTAACAACTGGCTTGTTTGGCCTCTTTACTGGGTTGCTCAAGGAACCATGTTTTGGGCTCTTTTTGTTCTTGGTCATGACTGGTAATTCATACAATGCATTGGACACAACCTTCTTTAATTAGGCGTGTGACTGTCtcaatttatatgtttattttcttttcaaggcttaattggaaTACATTGTGCAGCGGCCATGGCAGCTTTTCAAACAACCCCAAGTTAAACAGTTTAGTGGGGCATCTATTGCATTCTTTCATTCTTGTGCCTTACCATGGATGGTAAAATTTTGTCATAATGTTAAACTTAGTCCTCGATGTTtgcatttttttgttattttgtccATTATTCTTTATCACATGAGTTTCCACGCCATAGTTGAATTCACTTTCATTATGATTAACTTTTACAGGAGAATTAGCCATAGGATTCATCACCAAAACCAGGGTCATGTTGAGAATGATGAATCATGGCACCCGGTTGGTTAAACTTTTCACTGATCTTTTATGGTGCTTGCTTGTTTGGTCTATTGCAACACCTTTGTTCTTCACCTAGTTTTTTGTGAATTTTATTACAGTTAACTGAGAAGACATACATGAGTTTGGATAACAATGAACTAACATGGCGGTTCAAGTTTCCTTTCCCCTTGCTTGTATATCCTTTCTACCTTGTAAGTGTTTATAGCTTGCTTGAGAAATTTGATCCTTGAGACATCCGAGTTATTACTGTCTGTTCTGTTGTTTTTAATTGCAGTGGGGAAGAAGTCCAGGCAAGACTGGTTCTCACTTTGATCCTAACAGCGAATTGTTTGTCCCAAGTGAGAGAAAAGATGTTATTACATCCAGCTTATGTTGGACAGCCATGGCTGCTATTCTTGTTGGTCTAGGCTTCACAATGGGTCCTATGCTGTTGCTTAAACTATATGGTGTTCCTTATTGGGTAGGTTTCAACTTTCTTTTGGGATATATTACGTCACTaactattagtatttttttttgttcatttaactatgaaaaattataatatagtcacctaaactatttaattttgtcatttttgttACCAGCTAACCAGCAATGACAGCTTTTAAAATTAggataatagcaactttaactcTCATTTTACTCCTGTTCTAGAAAATcaaaccctcaacatttacacattctgTAATTTGGTCTTTTTGCGGTTTTGCTATGCTTTGGGAccctttcacctaaaaagctaaaaaaaagtttattagctaattttgattaaaaatatacaaaaaaaataaacataaaaaatccaagataataattttcatcttttctcattcttttaaaattaatcctCAACGTCACAAAAAAAAACTGTAAAAGGaagaccaaattacacaatgtgtaaacattgaggattaaattctttttgaattaagactaaattgacataatttataaacatTGAGtattaaagttgctattatgtcaattttacaAATTGCCACAATTAGCCAACTAGtgacaaaaaagataaaattgaataattggatgatcgttttgtaacttttcataattaaatgacctaaaaagaaatttactaatagatGAATAATTACTTGTATAGTTTACCCTTCTTTTGGTCATACATATGTATTTACCAGTTATAGAATACAGCTTGACTTTGTTTTCAAGTTTAGATATTCGTAATTTGGTTGGATTTTGTAACATACATGCATCATCATGGTCATCAAGACAAACTTCCTTGGTACCGTGGGAAGGTATAATTCTCTTACCTTGGTCTAATGTGTTCTGTCTGTGAGAAGACatctttttggtttattttgaaCTTGACATTACAACATTCTGCAGGAATGGAGTTACATAAGGGGAGGGCTTACAACACTTGACCGTGATTATGGATGGATGAACAACATTCATCATGATATTGGAACCCATGTCATACACCATCTCTTTCCTCAGATCCCTCATTACCACTTAATAGAGGCTGTGAGTTCATCTCTTTAGTAGTTTTGGCTTGGGTAAAGATACTATGGAAGTCCCCGTATTAGGATTTAAATTGCATTTTGTCTTATTTACTCAAAAAATTGAATAAACTAGTCCCTTACGTTAAATCAAAGAGAAAATTAGTCATTTCAGTTAAAATTtccatctatttctattgttaaaattgGCATGACTGATAGAATAACCAGATAGTTACATATGATACGCCACGTGTACCTCATGTTAATATATAGagatggatgaaatttttaatacgAGGACCACTTTGCTCTTTACTCTAACATGTAGGTATTAATTTACTCGTTTTTTAGTAAAtgggcaaaatgtaatttaactTCTAATACAAAGTCTCCGTGGTAGTTTTACTTTTTGGCTTGTGATATGctcttttttctatttattttatgtgtcCTAATGTTTTGGTCTCATAGACTAAGGCAGCTAAGCCGGTTCTTGGAAAATACTATCGGGAGCCAGAACGATCAGGACCTATACCTTTTTACCTCATCGGAGTTTTTATAAGAAGCTTGAAGGAAGATCACTACGTTAGTGACACCGGCGATGTTGTCTACTACAAAACTGACCCAAACATTTTCAAGTCAGCATGATGCTTCATAAAACTTCAAGCTTTTTGAACCGGACTCGGGTGCTTAACCATAAGAGATCTAAGCACTGAACTTTGTATGGCCATGGTGAGTACCATGGTCATGTGGTACTTACACTATAAGTTATGAAGTAGAATTAACAAGAGAAATTGAATATGGTGAGGCATATAAGTGGGGGTATATCAgtatatctatctatctatctatctatctatatcAGCATTCTACTACTAAATGAAACTGTATGTTTTTATTGTTTTACAAGAGAAGCAGTAATTACTTAAAGACAATTAACACATTTATTGCTTAATTGAATCCTATGGAAcatgaaagaagagaaaaacactttaaagtctcttagatttcatatttgaagaCTTGGAAGAGATGTTTGGGGGTCAAATACTTAATCTGGTTTCATGCAAATTACAGacatgttgaaaaaaaaaataatggtttcATGATGCAGCTTTAGGCATAGAATGTATATTTTCTACCTTCGCCGAGGTAGTTGAATCAACTTTCCTTCCTCCGTCAAAGGTGGCCAATACAAATTCATGATTTCAGTAGCAGGAGTAGATGAATTGATCGTCACTTCAGGCTCTTGCCTTCCTTGCATGCCATAGTCCATGTCTTGATTGACTTGGTCTTTGGAATTCAATGGCATTTCACCTGCAAGATCTCTTGCATCAGAGGGTGTTGGCATATTTGGCTCTTGCGTTCCAGGCATGCTATGGTTCGTGTTTTGATCGATGGAACTCGATGCCATTTCACCTGCAGCATCTCTTACATCCTCGGGTGTTGGAATGTTCAGCTCTTGCCTTTCTTGCATGCTACGGTTCGTGTTTTGATCGATGGAATTCGATGCCATTTCACCTGCAGCATCTCTTACATCATCTGGTGTTGGAATATTCAGCTCTTGCCTTTCTTGCATGCTACGGCTCGTGTTTTGATCGATGGAACTCGATGCCATTTCACCTGCAGCATCTCTTACATCATCAGGTGCTGGAATATTCAGCTCTTGCCTTTCTTGCATGCTACGGTTcatgtttttatggacttgatcgTCGGAGCTCGATGGCATTTCACCTGcagcatctcttgcatcaaaggATGTTGTCATATTCAGCTCTTGCCTTCCCTGCATGCTACTGTTCATGTTTTGATAAACTTGATTAGTGGAACTCAATGGCCATTCACCTACAGCATGTCTTGCATAAAAGGGTCTCTGTATATTCGGTTCTTGCCATCCCTGCATGCTTCGGCTCATGTTTTCATAAACTTGATTAATGGAACTCAATGGCTGTATACCTACAGCACAACTTCCATAAAAGGGTATTCGAATATTCGGCTCTTGCCTACATACTTGATTGTTGGAAATTGGTGGCCCTTGCCTTCCCTGCATCCAATGGTTCATGTTCCAATTGACTTGATTATTGGAACTCAATGGCCTACCTATAGCACCTCTTGCACAAAACGGTGTCCAAACATCCATCTCTTGTCTGCCCTGTAAGCTTTGAGTTGACACGGAACGTCGTCGTTGACCAGAACTAGATTGACCATATGACGCTGTTGAAGGTCGGCCCTTTCCGATCCGAGCATCTTTCAGCATCTCAACAATTGTAGAACAATCAGAATTAATAGCACACTCAATTGCAGTAGCTCCATCTGAAGTGGAAACTCTAACAACATTGGCCTTAAAATTTCCAACTATATACTCCACCACTTTTGGACTATTAGTCATTGCAGCAATCATCAATGGTGTCCTCATCAAAACCTTAAGCTCGTCCTTAGACCCAGTTAATGGGAAACACCGGAAAGGAATTTCGGCATCGATATCATATGTTGAACTACAGAGGAGGCGACCGAAATATGTCACGTTGTCCAAGATAATTGCTTGAACCAAATCTGAATAAGAATCACTTACCATCTCCATACAGTCTTGTCTGCAACATTTCAATGTAAAAGGATTTCATATCATTAACACAGAAAACACATATAATAGGAAACAAGATCAATATCAGCTAAACTAGGATTCCAAATgctattctttttaaaaattgaagatCATGCAGTAACTATTAAACCAAGAAGAGACAAAAAGAACTTCAAAAAAATCATCCAAGAAaacaacatacatatatatatatgaacaatgGTGCAATAAAAGTTGGGTTTTCTTGTACAAGAAGTAAAGATCAAGAATCAAAGCTTTTGAAACAAGAAAATGGATGCAGAAGAAAGAAAACAGCAAGGCTTACTTACATGATTCACGTTCAAAGAACTTGAAAAGAGTGAAAGACGGACTGTACAATCACCTTTGGAACAGACAAGTTGGTAGAGATACGCCGAGGCAAAAACAAAACAGAGTGTGtgtgtttaaatatatatatatattcttgagATTGGAGTTGGAATTTAGAAATTGAgagcttttgttttgttttatttagaatAATATCAAAAAGGGAAGGCAAAGTTGTTcatttatatatgttattatgactTGATTGTTTATCTGTTGGAATTTGGATTAAAAACGAAATAAGAATGTTTAATGATCATGTTTTTGCATGTGGGACGTAGAAAATATACTtatgtgataattttttttaagtataataattattttatgaaaatagttTAAGTGCCAAAGCTCGTTTAAAAGTTTGTTTATTGACTCGTTTATCTaataatgatattttcttataaaaattctattagtatatattaataaaattatattggtttgtatttttttataatataattattaatatttatatttgactattttatatctaaTCAATGTGtgtatttattgtttgtttgtttattatttattaacattgttCATGACCATGTTCGTAAATATTAAACAAACGAACATGaacacataattttaaataaatgaacatgaacaaaaatttgaaattcttaatGAATACAAACTGAAACgaacaagtttaaaaataaacaaacgaacatGAATAGAGGTTTGTTTGTTCAAGCTCGGTTCATTTACAGCCCTATTTGGGGTTGAGAAAGACTACAAGGTGCATAGAGTTCCATTGGACCAGGgctaacaaaattttaggctcaatTGATAGGTTCGGCCCAATCCGAAAAAAATGGGTTTAAATTTTTGTCTAAGTCTGActtggataaaaatgttaaaattcagggccatattaatttttttttacttttttatataaaatgttaaaaaaacataatatatcaaaaacactaaaaacattaaaataaaatatttcccaacaaattaaaaataaattaaaaaattatacttaaataacattaacataGGTGCAACTAAATaagcaaatgcctttaaaataataataaaattaacaataaaacaagagttatacaatattcaaacaataacaatataatagtgaaatgacagcAAAATGGTGGAAAATAGTGGGAAAACAACAgcaaaatagtattttttttttttgcaaagtcGGGCTGGGCCCAAAAAATAATACCCGCAACCCAACTCATTTTCTAAACAGACCTTATTTTTTTGCTCaagtctatttttagg contains:
- the LOC107891556 gene encoding omega-3 fatty acid desaturase, chloroplastic-like; the protein is MESFLISKSGLKPLPRIYIRPITGLVPRNYFSKPRFLHTSKCFSDLKVTTPLKVASVEEDEEINERMHGINKIGEQEEETIFDPAAPPPFNLADVRATIPQHCWVKDPWKSMSYVVRDVALVLSLAAAVVYVNNWLVWPLYWVAQGTMFWALFVLGHDCGHGSFSNNPKLNSLVGHLLHSFILVPYHGWRISHRIHHQNQGHVENDESWHPLTEKTYMSLDNNELTWRFKFPFPLLVYPFYLWGRSPGKTGSHFDPNSELFVPSERKDVITSSLCWTAMAAILVGLGFTMGPMLLLKLYGVPYWIFVIWLDFVTYMHHHGHQDKLPWYRGKEWSYIRGGLTTLDRDYGWMNNIHHDIGTHVIHHLFPQIPHYHLIEATKAAKPVLGKYYREPERSGPIPFYLIGVFIRSLKEDHYVSDTGDVVYYKTDPNIFKSA
- the LOC107891556 gene encoding omega-3 fatty acid desaturase, chloroplastic-like isoform X1 yields the protein MESFLISKSGLKPLPRIYIRPITGLVPRNYFSKPRFLHTSKCFSDLKVTTPLKVASVEEDEEINERMHGINKIGEQEEETIFDPAAPPPFNLADVRATIPQHCWVKDPWKSMSYVVRDVALVLSLAAAVVYVNNWLVWPLYWVAQGTMFWALFVLGHDCGHGSFSNNPKLNSLVGHLLHSFILVPYHGWRISHRIHHQNQGHVENDESWHPLTEKTYMSLDNNELTWRFKFPFPLLVYPFYLWGRSPGKTGSHFDPNSELFVPSERKDVITSSLCWTAMAAILVGLGFTMGPMLLLKLYGVPYWEWSYIRGGLTTLDRDYGWMNNIHHDIGTHVIHHLFPQIPHYHLIEATKAAKPVLGKYYREPERSGPIPFYLIGVFIRSLKEDHYVSDTGDVVYYKTDPNIFKSA
- the LOC121214063 gene encoding uncharacterized protein produces the protein MEMVSDSYSDLVQAIILDNVTYFGRLLCSSTYDIDAEIPFRCFPLTGSKDELKVLMRTPLMIAAMTNSPKVVEYIVGNFKANVVRVSTSDGATAIECAINSDCSTIVEMLKDARIGKGRPSTASYGQSSSGQRRRSVSTQSLQGRQEMDVWTPFCARGAIGRPLSSNNQVNWNMNHWMQGRQGPPISNNQVCRQEPNIRIPFYGSCAVGIQPLSSINQVYENMSRSMQGWQEPNIQRPFYARHAVGEWPLSSTNQVYQNMNSSMQGRQELNMTTSFDARDAAGEMPSSSDDQVHKNMNRSMQERQELNIPAPDDVRDAAGEMASSSIDQNTSRSMQERQELNIPTPDDVRDAAGEMASNSIDQNTNRSMQERQELNIPTPEDVRDAAGEMASSSIDQNTNHSMPGTQEPNMPTPSDARDLAGEMPLNSKDQVNQDMDYGMQGRQEPEVTINSSTPATEIMNLYWPPLTEEGKLIQLPRRR